A window of Sphingobium herbicidovorans contains these coding sequences:
- a CDS encoding nitroreductase family protein, whose product MTVADEKTLEILFTEARSQNGWTDQVVTDAELQEAYDIAKWGPTSMNIQPFRVVFLRSLEAKERLKPALKPGNVEEYVCMHTHPDGMWTDPCGVLSR is encoded by the coding sequence ATGACGGTTGCTGACGAGAAAACCCTGGAAATCCTCTTCACAGAGGCACGTTCTCAGAATGGCTGGACCGACCAGGTGGTAACGGATGCGGAACTTCAGGAGGCATATGATATCGCCAAATGGGGACCGACCTCGATGAATATCCAGCCATTTCGGGTGGTATTCCTGCGCTCTCTTGAGGCAAAGGAGCGGCTCAAACCCGCGCTGAAGCCGGGCAATGTCGAAGAATATGTGTGTATGCACACGCATCCTGACGGCATGTGGACGGATCCTTGCGGGGTCCTTTCGCGGTGA
- the putA gene encoding bifunctional proline dehydrogenase/L-glutamate gamma-semialdehyde dehydrogenase PutA, with translation MTQPPPFAAFAPPVRKPSPLRKEITAAYRRPEAECVQPLLDLAALPRKLRSDARDTAFTLVSAIREKRTRSGVETLVQEFALSSQEGVALMCLAEALLRIPDDQTRDALIRDKIAKGDWMSHVGSGKPLFVNAASWGLVVTGKLLDSVNDRGLAAALSHLLARAGEPVIRRAVDIAMRLMGEQFVTGETIGQALKRARSLEAKGFTYSYDMLGEAAMTAADAARYYRDYEQAIHAIGKASAGRGIYVGPGVSIKLSALHPRYSRAQAGRVTDELLPRVKALAALAKRHDIGLNIDAEEADRLELSLDLLESLALDPDLSGWDGLGLAVQAYGKRCPFVIDWTVDLARRANRRIMVRLVKGAYWDTEIKRAQVDGLADFPVYTRKVHTDVAYIACAKKLLAAPDAIFPQFATHNAQTLATIFHIAGPDFTVGDYEFQCLHGMGEPLYGEVVGKGKLDRPCRIYAPVGTHETLLAYLVRRLLENGANSSFVNRVADASVAIDELVMDPVEQVRAMDLPGRPHDQIALPSALYADRRNSAGIDLSDEDALAHLSRALAESATRQWHAAPAIYGRPVVRSERPVCNPADATDVVGTVAFCVEQDARDACRIAAHAAAAWAATPVADRAAMLKRAADAMQAHMPQLMGLAIREAGKSAANAIAEVREAIDFLRYYAAQARTTLGPTQQPLGPIVCISPWNFPLAIFTGQIAAALVAGNPVLAKPAEETPLIAAEAVRILHAAGVPADVLQLLPGAGEIGAALVGAAEIAGVIFTGSTEVARLIQKQLATRLSPGGRPVPLIAETGGQNAMIVDSSALAEQVVADVIASAFDSAGQRCSALRLLCLQHEIADGVLSMLKGALKELSIGRPDRLSVDIGPVITMEARASIEKHIDAMRAKGRRIEQHAMPTDIGRGSFVPPTIIEIDSVADLEREVFGPVLHVIRYDRERLGHVIEAINATGYGLTFGLHTRLDATMDYVTERVKAGNLYINRNMIGAVVGVQPFGGRGLSGITCEGRLPGSSSCPPFAELNRSSRAPDNLPKQRKLRHLRNRALCRHRDIRHFGRRGSRRARGGLQQQEQDAKLRRPQSCE, from the coding sequence GTGACGCAACCGCCTCCCTTCGCGGCTTTCGCGCCGCCGGTCCGCAAGCCATCACCGCTGCGCAAGGAGATCACGGCGGCCTATCGCCGACCCGAAGCAGAATGTGTCCAGCCCTTGCTGGATCTGGCCGCCTTGCCCCGCAAGCTCCGGTCGGACGCCCGCGACACCGCGTTCACGCTTGTCTCGGCGATCAGGGAAAAGCGGACCCGCAGCGGCGTCGAAACCCTGGTTCAGGAATTTGCCCTGTCCAGCCAGGAGGGCGTGGCGTTGATGTGCCTGGCCGAGGCCCTGTTGCGCATCCCGGATGACCAGACCCGCGACGCGTTGATCCGTGACAAGATCGCAAAGGGCGACTGGATGTCGCATGTGGGTAGCGGCAAGCCCCTGTTCGTCAATGCAGCGTCCTGGGGGCTGGTCGTCACCGGCAAGCTTCTCGACAGCGTGAATGACCGGGGGCTGGCCGCCGCACTTTCGCATTTGCTTGCGCGGGCGGGGGAACCTGTGATCCGGCGCGCCGTCGATATCGCGATGCGATTGATGGGGGAGCAGTTCGTTACCGGTGAAACGATCGGCCAGGCGCTGAAGCGCGCGCGCTCTCTGGAGGCAAAGGGTTTCACATATAGCTACGACATGCTGGGCGAGGCGGCGATGACAGCCGCGGACGCCGCCCGCTATTATCGGGATTATGAGCAGGCCATTCATGCGATAGGCAAGGCATCGGCCGGCCGCGGCATTTATGTCGGCCCCGGCGTCTCCATCAAGCTCTCCGCCCTTCACCCGCGATACAGCCGCGCCCAGGCCGGTCGCGTGACCGACGAACTTCTGCCCCGCGTCAAGGCGCTGGCCGCGCTGGCGAAACGCCATGATATCGGCCTCAATATCGATGCGGAGGAGGCGGACCGCCTCGAATTGTCGCTGGACCTGCTGGAAAGCCTCGCGCTCGATCCCGATCTGTCGGGCTGGGACGGCCTGGGCTTGGCGGTGCAGGCCTATGGCAAGCGATGCCCCTTTGTGATCGACTGGACCGTCGATCTTGCGCGCCGCGCGAACCGGCGGATCATGGTGCGGCTCGTAAAGGGCGCTTACTGGGATACCGAAATCAAGCGCGCGCAAGTCGATGGGCTGGCCGACTTTCCCGTCTATACGCGCAAGGTTCATACCGATGTCGCCTACATAGCCTGCGCCAAAAAGCTGCTGGCCGCGCCCGACGCCATATTCCCGCAATTCGCGACCCATAACGCCCAGACGCTGGCGACCATTTTTCACATCGCCGGCCCGGATTTCACGGTCGGCGACTATGAGTTTCAATGCCTGCACGGCATGGGCGAGCCGCTTTATGGCGAGGTGGTCGGAAAGGGGAAGCTCGACCGGCCGTGCCGCATATATGCGCCGGTCGGGACGCACGAAACGCTGCTGGCCTATCTTGTCCGCCGCCTGCTTGAAAACGGGGCCAATTCGTCATTCGTGAACCGGGTCGCTGATGCAAGCGTAGCGATCGACGAACTCGTCATGGATCCGGTCGAGCAGGTCCGCGCGATGGACTTGCCCGGACGCCCGCACGACCAGATCGCCTTGCCGTCCGCCCTCTACGCTGATCGCCGCAACTCTGCGGGCATCGACCTGAGCGATGAGGACGCGCTGGCGCATCTGTCGCGCGCCCTGGCAGAGAGTGCGACGAGGCAATGGCATGCCGCGCCCGCAATTTACGGGCGCCCGGTCGTGCGCAGCGAACGACCGGTGTGCAATCCTGCGGATGCGACCGATGTGGTGGGAACGGTGGCCTTCTGCGTCGAGCAGGACGCGCGCGACGCCTGCCGGATAGCCGCCCATGCCGCAGCAGCCTGGGCCGCTACGCCGGTTGCCGACCGCGCCGCCATGCTGAAGCGGGCAGCCGACGCCATGCAGGCGCACATGCCTCAGCTCATGGGGCTGGCCATCCGCGAGGCAGGCAAGTCAGCGGCAAATGCGATCGCCGAGGTTCGCGAGGCGATCGATTTCCTGCGCTACTATGCCGCGCAGGCTCGAACGACCTTGGGGCCAACGCAACAGCCGCTCGGCCCCATAGTCTGCATCAGCCCCTGGAATTTCCCGCTTGCGATATTCACGGGCCAGATCGCTGCAGCTTTGGTCGCGGGCAATCCGGTCCTTGCCAAACCGGCGGAAGAAACCCCGCTGATCGCCGCCGAGGCGGTGCGCATCCTTCATGCCGCAGGCGTCCCGGCCGATGTGCTCCAGCTGCTGCCGGGCGCGGGCGAGATCGGGGCCGCGCTGGTCGGGGCTGCGGAAATCGCGGGCGTGATCTTCACCGGCTCGACAGAGGTTGCGCGCCTGATCCAGAAACAGCTCGCCACGCGTCTGTCGCCCGGTGGCCGCCCGGTCCCGCTGATTGCGGAAACGGGCGGTCAAAATGCCATGATCGTGGATAGCAGCGCCCTTGCCGAACAGGTGGTGGCCGATGTGATCGCGTCGGCCTTTGACAGTGCTGGCCAGCGATGTTCGGCGCTTCGCCTGCTGTGCCTGCAGCACGAGATTGCCGATGGCGTCCTTTCAATGTTGAAGGGGGCTCTGAAGGAACTCAGCATCGGACGCCCTGATCGCCTGTCGGTCGATATTGGTCCGGTCATCACCATGGAGGCCAGGGCCAGCATCGAAAAGCATATCGATGCGATGCGCGCAAAGGGGCGGCGTATCGAGCAGCATGCAATGCCGACCGACATCGGGCGGGGCAGCTTCGTGCCACCGACGATCATCGAGATCGACAGCGTCGCCGATCTTGAGCGTGAGGTTTTCGGTCCGGTGCTTCATGTCATCCGCTATGACCGAGAACGGCTTGGGCATGTGATCGAAGCGATCAATGCGACAGGATATGGGCTGACCTTCGGTCTCCACACCCGCCTCGACGCGACCATGGATTATGTCACCGAGCGGGTGAAGGCGGGCAATCTCTATATCAATCGCAACATGATCGGCGCGGTCGTCGGCGTCCAGCCATTCGGGGGACGCGGGCTTTCCGGTATTACTTGTGAAGGCCGCCTTCCTGGATCAAGCTCTTGCCCTCCGTTCGCCGAACTCAACCGATCGTCACGCGCTCCAGACAACCTTCCGAAGCAGAGAAAGCTGCGGCACCTTCGAAATCGGGCACTGTGCAGACATAGAGATATTCGGCATTTTGGCCGCCGAGGCAGCAGGCGAGCGCGCGGCGGCCTGCAGCAACAGGAACAAGATGCGAAACTGCGCCGCCCTCAGTCATGCGAATGA
- a CDS encoding YciI family protein: protein MYFVLQAMDRPDAGDIRAQTRERHVAYMSGGELPVRVILSGPLMDEAEEKEVGSLIVVEATNRHDVEEFSRNDPYRKAGLVGAILILPWRWTRGNPDRRN, encoded by the coding sequence ATGTACTTCGTTCTTCAGGCGATGGACCGCCCGGACGCGGGTGATATTCGCGCGCAAACGCGCGAGCGCCACGTGGCTTATATGTCGGGCGGCGAACTTCCGGTTCGGGTCATCCTTTCCGGGCCATTGATGGACGAGGCGGAGGAGAAGGAGGTCGGCTCGCTCATCGTGGTTGAAGCTACGAATCGGCACGATGTCGAGGAATTCTCCCGAAATGATCCCTACCGAAAGGCCGGGCTTGTCGGTGCGATCTTGATCTTGCCGTGGCGCTGGACCCGCGGCAACCCCGACCGGAGGAACTGA
- a CDS encoding glutathione S-transferase family protein, whose amino-acid sequence MTLQLFTWQTPNGRKISIMLEELGLGYELRPINILKDEQFSPDFLAKNPNNKIPVIVDPDGPGGEELVLFESGAILVYLAQKYRSELLPSDPRAQAITLQWLMFQMGGVGPMLGQLHHFRRYAQDQEYSLGRYQKEVERIYGVLNKRLQDSAYIAGDGYTIADIATYPWLARNPLHNIDLEKVPNLKRWYDHVGARPAVQRGMNIPEAG is encoded by the coding sequence ATGACCTTGCAGCTTTTTACCTGGCAGACGCCGAACGGGCGCAAGATTTCCATCATGCTCGAAGAGCTGGGGCTGGGTTATGAACTGCGGCCGATCAACATCCTAAAGGATGAGCAATTCTCGCCGGACTTTCTAGCGAAGAACCCCAACAACAAGATCCCTGTGATCGTCGATCCCGATGGCCCCGGAGGTGAGGAACTGGTGCTCTTTGAGTCCGGCGCCATTCTGGTTTATCTGGCACAGAAATACCGAAGCGAGCTACTGCCGTCCGATCCACGCGCGCAGGCAATAACCTTGCAATGGCTGATGTTCCAGATGGGCGGCGTGGGCCCGATGCTTGGGCAACTCCATCACTTTCGCAGATATGCTCAAGACCAGGAATATTCGCTCGGGCGCTACCAGAAAGAGGTGGAGCGAATCTACGGCGTGCTTAACAAGCGGCTGCAAGATTCAGCTTATATCGCGGGGGACGGGTATACTATCGCCGATATCGCCACCTATCCCTGGCTCGCGCGCAACCCGCTTCACAACATCGATCTTGAAAAGGTACCAAATCTCAAGCGCTGGTACGATCACGTTGGTGCACGCCCCGCCGTGCAACGCGGAATGAACATACCGGAAGCAGGTTGA
- a CDS encoding glutathione S-transferase family protein has product MLRVLGRRSSSNVQKVLWLLDELDIPFSQENFGGEFGGNRDPEYLAVNPNGVVPTLIDEGNAIWESNTILRYLCNSRGPTSLYPQDPIDRAMVERWMDWHLAALNKFMSQLYIGIVKTPEAERDLQALDRARMESQRCFALLDDALAQNSYLAGDAFSLADIPCGIMVYRWIALGFARDSEQPNLRRWADRLAERHAYRKNVMVGLG; this is encoded by the coding sequence ATGCTTCGAGTTTTAGGAAGGCGCAGCTCCTCCAATGTCCAGAAGGTCCTCTGGCTCCTGGACGAGTTGGATATACCGTTCAGCCAGGAAAATTTCGGCGGCGAATTTGGCGGGAACCGCGACCCGGAATATCTTGCCGTGAATCCCAATGGCGTCGTGCCGACGTTGATAGACGAAGGCAACGCGATCTGGGAATCCAACACCATTCTCCGCTATTTGTGCAATTCGCGCGGACCCACCTCGCTTTATCCCCAGGACCCGATCGACCGGGCAATGGTCGAGCGCTGGATGGACTGGCATCTTGCCGCCTTGAACAAGTTCATGTCACAGCTTTATATCGGCATCGTCAAAACTCCGGAAGCCGAGAGAGACCTGCAGGCTTTAGACCGGGCGCGCATGGAGTCGCAGCGCTGCTTTGCGCTACTAGACGATGCCCTTGCACAAAATTCCTACCTTGCTGGCGATGCATTTTCGCTCGCCGATATTCCCTGCGGAATCATGGTCTATCGCTGGATAGCTCTCGGGTTCGCCAGGGATTCGGAGCAGCCCAATCTTCGTAGGTGGGCCGACCGTCTCGCGGAACGGCACGCCTATCGCAAGAACGTCATGGTCGGCCTTGGCTGA